In one Steroidobacteraceae bacterium genomic region, the following are encoded:
- a CDS encoding MerR family transcriptional regulator, which produces MSGQVPISGRSAHLYSIKAVSLATGLTVETLRAWERRYGIVRPLRDDAGRRSYSAKDVARLRLLRSATDLGHPISRLASLGEEALAKLVADAGGRVRAAPRGQAYVERALDAAQHSDPAGIEEVLTTAMAVLAPSEVVFTVVSPLAREIGERWHRGEMSIAQEHMATEITRRLLLGVSRAYVADESAPALVLATLSGERHELGLMMCAWLAAMRRLRVHYLGIDCPPVEIAHFANEVEADAILISCICDGDGELPVLVAELAQAVHGKREIWLGGRAAGRLRDVQIPEGSVLLPNGSDLEQRLDLIAQR; this is translated from the coding sequence ATGAGCGGCCAGGTGCCGATATCCGGCAGATCAGCCCATCTCTATTCCATCAAGGCCGTCTCGCTCGCCACGGGCCTGACCGTCGAGACCCTGCGTGCGTGGGAGCGACGCTACGGGATCGTGCGGCCGCTGCGCGACGATGCAGGCAGGCGCAGCTACAGTGCCAAGGATGTCGCGAGGCTGCGCTTGTTGCGCAGCGCGACCGATCTCGGCCACCCGATCAGCCGTCTGGCGAGCCTGGGCGAGGAGGCCCTCGCCAAACTCGTTGCCGATGCCGGCGGCCGCGTTCGCGCGGCGCCCCGCGGCCAGGCCTATGTCGAACGCGCGCTCGATGCGGCGCAACACTCGGACCCAGCCGGTATCGAGGAAGTGCTCACGACCGCGATGGCGGTTCTGGCGCCGAGCGAAGTCGTGTTCACGGTCGTCTCGCCCCTGGCGCGCGAGATCGGCGAGCGATGGCATCGTGGCGAGATGAGCATCGCCCAGGAGCATATGGCAACGGAAATCACCCGGCGGCTTCTGCTCGGTGTCTCGCGCGCGTATGTCGCTGATGAATCCGCACCGGCGCTTGTTCTTGCCACGCTCTCCGGCGAGCGGCACGAACTGGGACTCATGATGTGTGCCTGGCTCGCCGCGATGCGGCGGCTGCGCGTGCATTATCTTGGCATCGACTGTCCGCCCGTGGAAATTGCCCATTTCGCGAACGAAGTCGAAGCCGACGCCATTCTGATCAGCTGCATCTGCGATGGCGACGGCGAGTTGCCCGTACTCGTAGCGGAGCTTGCGCAGGCGGTACACGGCAAGCGCGAAATCTGGTTGGGCGGTCGCGCGGCGGGCCGCCTGCGCGATGTGCAGATTCCTGAGGGGAGCGTGCTGCTGCCGAACGGCAGCGATCTGGAGCAGCGA